GGTACCCTGACTAGCAGGGGTCCCCGTTTAACCCCGGAGCTTGGCCCTGTAGGGTAGAGGAtgtgcagatcagatcagatcagatcagtcgctcagtcgtgtccgactctttgcgaccccatgaatcgcagcacgccaggcctctctgtccatcaccaactcccggagttcactcagactcacgtccatctagtcagtgatgccatccagccatctcacccctctttcgtccccttctcctcttgcccgaatcctcccagcatcagagtctttttccaatgagtcaactctttgcatgaggtggccaaagtactggagtttcagctttagcatcattccttcaaagaaatcccaggctgatctccttcagaatggactggttggatctccttgcagtcagagggactctcaagagacttctcaacaccacaattcaaagcatcaattcttgggctcagccttcttcacagtccaactctcacatccatacatgaccacaggaaaaaccatagccttgactagacggacctttgttggcaaagtaatgtctttgcttttgaatatgctatctaggttggtcataactttccgtccaaggagcaagcgtcttttaatttcatggctgcaatcaccatctgcagtgattttggagccccaaaaaataaagtctgacactgtttccactgtttccccatctatttcccatgaagtgatgggaccggatgccatgatcttcattttctgaatgttgagctttaagccaactttttctctccactttcactttcatcaagaggctttttagttcctcttcactttctgccataagggtggtgtcatctgcatatctgagattattgatatttctcccggcaatcttgattccagcttgtgtgtcttcaagtccagcgtttctcatgatgtactctgcatataagttaaataagcagggtgacagtatacaaccttgacgtactccttttcctatttggaaccagtctgttgttccatgtccatttctaacagttgcttcctgacctgcatacagatttctcaagaggcaaaccCTACAGCTCTTAGCTAAGCACTTGCCTGTATTTATAGTGGAGAAGTGACCAGCCAAGGGAAGAGACTTATGCAAGCTCATGCAGCAGATAAAGTCTCTGTGAGAGGAGAATTCAAGGTTGTGATACTCAGTTTAAGGCAGCAAGTCCAAACCCACTAGGATGGGCTGGAATATTACATGGCATTGGTTACACCCAGAGGGAGAGTCTAAGCTCTCCAGCTGACATCCATTTCTAAAATGGTAGTGTGGGAGAACTTTAGCTTTTATTGGCACAGTAGCATGGCAGTGGGTGGGGTCTCAAGCACTGGGatcaggggctgggggcagcggtggtgggaggtggggaggggtgaggcCAGGCCTAGATGAAGGTGAGGTGAGTAGAAGCTGGGAGGCCGCAGCTCTCCTTGTGTTCCTCAAACAGTTGCTCCAGAGCCTTCATGTAGAGCCTGTGATAGTGGCCCACCTGCTCCTTGGTGGGCTGTGGGCACTGGGGCACTGGGATGGGGAGGCCCACTGCAgggacaggggacacaggtcAGGGAGGGGCCTCGGCTGCCGCACATAGATCAGCGGCCTTCTTCCCTGGACACGGGCACTCACCCACAGTGGTGATGGGTCTGGCCAAGGGCATCAGGCCCCAGGACTTGGCTGAGAAGAGACCACGGCCCCAGAAGATGCAAGGAGAGAAGTTCAGGAGCCTCTTGATGGTGACCTGGAACAGACAGGAGTCTGGGGCAAAAGCCTTAACTCTGAAGACGTCATTCTCCCCAAAGGAGCGGGGCACCAGGGGCACTGGGAAGGGAGGggcaagagaggagagaaaatggcTGGGCACATCAGGGGCTGGAGAAGCACTCCCAAATTCCTCCCCCACAGGTTACCACCTTCCTAGGCATTAGGAGCAAAGGATGGTTCTACTAGAAAGATCTGGATGAAaggattttctttcttaagaCCAATGTGTCCTGGACTTTCTTATATACATTTTCTCACACAGTCTCAACTACAGTGTGGTGGCAAGGCGGGCGTGAGCTCTGTTTCACAAGTAAGAGGGGTGCAAGGTCTCGCCTGTGAGAGGGCATCATAAAAGAATGTGAGCCGAGGGCATACGAGCCCCCAGGGTCCAGCGCTTCGCACTGTggtcctgtctgtctctctgcgtGGCAGGAAGCCTGGGGAATGGGCACCAGGGCTGGACACAGAGCAAACACCCAAAGTCTGCCTAGAGCGCCCTCTAGAGGTGGGCACGGTGGAAGCTCTAGGGACACACAGCCCACCTCCAGGGGGCGGGTGTGCACAGATAGAGGGTAGACGAGCAGACACTGTGAGGTTCTGACCATTGAAGGCAGCCCTGGGTGGGCCCCTGCTCACCCGTGCCTCAGTGCCAGGCGGACGAAGCCTTTACGATTCCGGAGAGTGAGGCAGTGCTCCCCTGGGACGGTATGCAGGGCCTCATTGGCCCCTCCGACCACGATGACCACAGCCCTGCCGAGCTGTGGTTGAGATAGAACATAATCCAGGCTCTGACGGTTCACAGAACATATTCCTGTGGGCATGAGGAGGTTCAGGAACAGTTAGTGCCCCTCATGGGCCCGATAGTCCCTCACCTCTCCCTTTAGCACACTGAGTATTAGACATCACCCCATTCTCTCCACATTCCCTACCCCTGTGCTCCTGTCCACGTGTCCTACAGTGCCTCTCCCAGCACGGATGCAGGACACGTGGGCCAAGCCACCTCCTGTCCCCCACTGTGAACCCGGCCAATTCAAGCCAAGTGCCTGGGGTGGGTGGTGACTGGGGGTCACTCTGGCAGGATTGGGGTGGGGTCACCCTCTGTCACTCAACTCAAACTCACCACAGGACAGAAAGTACTCTCGATGGCCTGGCATGTACAAGAGACAATTCAACACGGCCAGTGAGAACCGAAGCCCTGGGAACAGCTGCGAGCAGCCAGTGCCCTCCGTGCTGAAGTTACAGAAGGTTCCGAAGCTCATGATCCCATGTGGGTGGGACAATAGCACGTAGTTCCTGTCTGGGGGCAGCTCTACTGTTTTCACCAGCtgtggtgggagggggcaggatgagggaaagaaggcagagaaggcaggCCCCCAGCTGAAGGGGCTTCCCTCCCACCAAGATCTTGAGAGTTCAGGATAAGATGGGGTCAAAGGCACCAGGATCCACTCTAGAACAccatcccaccccctgccccattaCCTGAACTTAAGCAGCCAGAGGTGAGAGTCCAtcatggggaggagagaggagatgggAGGTAAGGGAGCGGGAGGAGTGGAGCATCCCTTGGAGGGTGACCTGCTACCTTAATGGGGAAATAATCGCTCAGGTGTTTCCACACAGTGCAGTTCTTCAACCACTGATTACGCCTTCCACCTTGGGCAGAGGGATAAGGGGGGAAGAATCACTACAGACACCATTTATCACCTCCTTCTACCCGggccttgtttttgttgtttacctgctaagttgtgtctgactctctgtgaccccaaggactgcagcatgccagccttccctgcccttcactatttcccagaggttgctcacactcatgtccattgagtccgtgttgccatccaaccatctcgtcctctatcacccccttctcctcctgcccttgttTAGCACTCACCTTGCTGGGGTGTGTCCCAGTCCAGGAATAACCATACCAAGTAGAGAACAGAGAAATACCAGAGCGAggtgaagaggaggaagaagccaacaagggaaaagaaagggcCTAGGGAAAGTTGAGAGGGAAAATGAGTTAGATTGTGAAAACCGCAGTgacttctccctctcccctcaccaGTGAGAGCGTTGCCTGTCTCCCTGATATACTTTGACACGTCCCTCCCTTtgccctgggcttccctagtggctcagacggtaaagcatctgtctgcaatgcaggagacccaggttcaatccttgattagggaagatcccctggagaaggaaatggcagcccactcctgtattcttgcctggaaaatcctgtggacggaggagcctggtagactacagtccatggggtcgggaagagtggGACAGGGCTGAGACTGCAcgtccctccctctgccctggtggtccagtagtggGGGCTCCAGCCTTCCTCCCTCTCGCCCCCTTTCCCACCTTCCCAGTTGGACCCCTGCCGGATCCCCTTacaggaagaggaaacagagcaCAAATTGGTAGGTGCTCAGTACTTCTAACCACTGTTTCTTTGGAGGTTTTCATgcggggtgggtggtggggtggtggagaCTCCCAGGTGCTCCCCTTCAGCCAGCAGGGCTTCGAACCAGGAAAATGGGATGAAGGCTTTGGTTGGAGCGCAGGAAATCTTTCTGGTCTGAGTGGCCAAGCGCTTGGAGCCTCCCAGGATCGCTTGTAGGGGGCTGTGTGCGTGGGGAGACTCTCTTATCAGAGCCCCAGAGGTCTCCAGTCTGCTCTCACTTATCATGAACTTCTCCAGTGGGTTGGTCTGGGCTGGTCCCCTCTTGCGACTGGGAGATGGCCTAGGGGGCGTGCCGTGGAGGCCCAGCCCTCGGTGCATTAGAAATCATTGTGGGCAGGAGTTGCAGAAGAAGCCAGAGAGCCCACCCACTGGGTCCCAGCCCTGACTGTGTGATCTCGCCGTTCCTGGACGAGCGCGCCCTAGTGTTTGAGTCTAGGAGTGTCTAGGCCACTCGGAGGCGTTAATTAGCGCCCAACCCCGAGGACAAACACACCAACACACAAGTTTATGCCCAGGTGGAATTTCAGTCGCCAGCCACACTCCTCCAGAGGCTTGAGGCCAACTAGATAAAGACGAGGTGCCTAGGGGCGGGGACCCAGTAGCACACGGTCTGATCTTGAAATAGCTGCGAGAGCCGCTCAACTGACGGGAGACTGAGAGCAGCGCGTGCGCATGCGCTGAAGTACCCCTTCTGCCCCCACTGCCCGCACAGTTGTACCGGGGTGGGAGCCCCCAGTGTGGGCAGAAGAGGATCAAGAGGGGTGATCGCTGAGATGCTTTGAAGTCCCCTTCCCTCTTAAGGGATCCAGTGGGACAGAGTTCAGGGCTGGTGGGTTGGCCAAATGCCAGCCTGGGGGCGGGTCTGGCACCAAGTATTCAGGCCCCAACCTGGGACCTTCACCTCCCAACCATGCGGGGGCCTTGAGCCCTGGAGGGGGGAGCgggctggggagcctgggggcAGAGTAGGCATAGGTTTCAGGTGTGGAAGGGCAGGAGAAGGCCCTGGGGCCTGGAACATTCGTAGAGCCACTCTCAGCAGCGGCCCAATGTTTCCTGTGTCTTTCCACCCAGAACCCCGGTGGGTTCAGAAACTGTGGAGGGCCTCATTCTCCCCTAAAGAGAAGACTGGCACCGGGGAGGCTCTGGGGGCACAGGGGACACCTGATTCCGGGGTCCTGGAAGCGGGGCTCCTCCCCAGCAGCCTTTCCCTAGAGGCCAGGCCCAGCTACCAACcatccccccccaacccccgccaccTCCGGGGTTCCTCACCGGTGTTCCAGTGCCAACTTGACACATCCCTGCTGATTGCAGATCTGCAAGCTCAACGATCTGATCTGGGATGTAGGCATTGACTCCAGCTGGTCCCTGGGCTCACCCAAGGCCAGAGGTCTGGGCCAGTGGGGCTTGCCATGTATGTGGTACCCTGACTAGCAGGGGTCCCCGTTTAACCCCGGAGCTTGGCCCTGTAGGGTAGAGGAtgtgcagatcagatcagatcagatcagtcgctcagtcgtgtccgactctttgcgaccccatgaatcgcagcacgccaggcctctctgtccatcaccaactcccggagttcactcagactcacgtccatctagtcagtgatgccatccagccatctcaccctctttcgtccccttctcctcttgccccgaatccctcccagcatcagagtcttttccaatgagtcaactctttgcatgaggtggccaaagtactggagtttcagctttagcatcattccttccaaagaaatcccagggctgatctccttcagaatggactggttggatctccttgcagtccaagggactctcaagagacttctccaacaccacaattcaaaagcatcaattcttcggagctcagccttcttcacagtccaactctcacatccatacatgaccacaggaaaaaccatagccttgactagacggacctttgttggcaaagtaatgtctttgcttttgaatatgctatctaggttggtcataactttccgtccaaggagcaagcgtcttttaatttcatggctgcaatcaccatctgcagtgattttggagccccaaaaaataaagtctgacactgtttccactgtttccccatctatttcccatgaagtgatgggaccggatgccatgatcttcattttctgaatgttgagctttaagccaactttttcactctccactttcactttcatcaagaggctttttagttcctcttcactttctgccataagggtggtgtcatctgcatatctgagattattgatatttctcccggcaatcttgattccagcttgtgtgtcttcaagtccagcgtttctcatgatgtactctgcatataagttaaataagcagggtgacagtatacaaccttgacgtactccttttcctatttggaaccagtctgttgttccatgtccatttctaacagttgcttcctgacctgcatacagatttctcaagaggcaaaccCTACAGCTCTTAGCTAAGCACTTGCCTGTATTTATAGTGGGAGAAGTGACCCAGCCAAGGGAAGAGACTTATGCAAGCTCATGCAGCAGAATTAAGTCTCTGTGAGAGGAGAATTCAAGGTTGTGATACTCAGTTTAAGGCAGCAAGTCCATACCCACTAGGATGGGCTGGAATATACATGGCATTGGTTACACCCGAAGCGAGAGTCTAAGCTCGGCTGACATCCATTTCTAGGAAATGGTAGTGTGGGAGAACTTTAGCTTTTATTGGCACAGTAGCATGGCAGTGGGTGGGGGTCTCAAGCACTGGgatcaggggctgggggagcggtggtgtgaggtggggaggggtgaggcCAGGCCTAGATGAAGGTGAGGTGAGTAGAAGCTGGGAGGCCGCAGCTCTCCTTGTGTTCCTCCAACAGTTGCTCCAGAGCCTTCATGTAGAGCCTGTGATAGTGGCCCACCTGCTCCTTGGTGGGCTGCGGGCACTGGGGCACCGGGTTGGGGAGGCCCACTGCAGGGACAGGGGGACACAGGTCAGGGGAGGGGCCTCGGCTGCCCACATAGTTCATAGAGGCCTTCTTCCCTGGACATGGGCACTTACGCACAGTGGTGATGGGTCTGGCCAAGGGCATCAGGCCTCAGGACTTGGCTGAGAAGAGACCACGGCCCCAGAAGATGTAAGGAGAAATGCCCACAAGCTTCTTGAAGGTGATCTGGAACCAGGAGTCTGGGGCAAAAGCCTTAACTCTGAAgacatcattctctccaaaggaATACATGGGCATCAGCGAGGCTCTtggttggggggcagggggcggtgcAAGGGGGCAGAGGGCTGGTCAGGTCAGGGGCTCTAGGAGTGCCCCCACATTCTCCCCAACAAGATACCACCTCCCAAGACCATTTGAAGCGAATGACAGTAGCTACAAAGAACTCTCTGGGAGAAGGGACTTATGTTTCTTGAGAAACAAGTGTGTACTGGGCCGTCCTCTATACATTTTTATGCACAGTCATCAACCACCATATGGTGGAAAGGTAGGTGTTAACCCTGTATCACAAGTAAAGAAGCGTGGGGCCCTcgtggttgtccagtggttaagaatccacctgccaatgcagggcacagggGTTTGATCGCCGGtcacctaagatcccacatccagcAGGGCGACCAAGTCAGTGTACTCAACTGAGCCagtgagcctagagcctgtgctctgcaacaagggcaGCCACCACAAGGAGACCCCGCGTACCACAGCTGGAGACTAGACCCCAGTCACtgaaactggagaaagcccacacggcaacgaagacccagcacagccaaaataaacacataaataatagatgggttttttaaaaaaagagaagtttgcaAGTTCTTGTCTGTGAGATGGTGTCGTGAAAGATTGTGAACCAAGGGTGTCTGAGTCCCAGGGTCCAGCGATTCGCACTGTGAtcctgtctgtgtctctgtgtgggAGGAAGCCTGGGGAAGGGGCACCAGGGCTGGGCACAGAGGAAACACCCAACGTCTGCCAGGAGCACCGTCTAGAGGTGGGCACGGTGGAAGCTCTGGGGACACACAGCCCACCTCCAGGGGGCCGGTGTGTAGGGATAGAATGTGGATCCCCAGACACACTGTGAGGTTCTGACCACTGAATGCATTCCTGGCTGGGCCCCTGCTTACCTGTGCCTCAGTGCCAGGCGGATGAAGCCTTTACGATTCCGGAGAGTGAGTCAGTGCTCCCCTGGGATGGCATGCAGGGCCTCGTGGGCTCTCCCGATCACGATGACCACAGCTTGGCTGAGCTGGGAGTGGGCAGAATAAAATCCAGGCTCTGGTGGTTCACAGAACATACTCCTGTGGACTAGAAGGCGTGCAAGGACAGTCAGTACCCGCTACTTGGCTCCCTAATCCCTCACCCTGCCCTTTAGCACAGGAAGTATGAGCTCTCCACCCCTTTTCTTCCAAACTCCATATTCCTGTGCCCCTGTCCCTGTGCCCCACAGCACCTCTCCCAGCAAGGATGTGGAACGCTCGCTCCCAAACCAGTCACTGACCCACACTGTGAGCCTGGCCAATGTTCAAGTCAGGTCCCGGGGCTGGGTGGCGCGTTGGGGGCCACTCTGGCAGGAGTGGGGGGGCCCCTCCTCCACCTCAGGTCAAGacttgaaagaaaagtgaagtcagtcagtcgtgtctgactcttacaaccccatggactgtagcccaccaggttcctctgcccatgggatttggagtgggttgccatttccttctccaggagatcttccagacccagggattgaacccaggtctcccacattgtaggcagacacttcaccgtctgagccaccacggacaAGACTTACCATAGGACAAAAAGTAGTCTCGATACACTGAAAGGTAGAAGACGTCGTTCAGACCGGTGGTCTAGGGCCGAAGCCTGGGGAACTGCTGGGAGAAGCCAGTGCTCTCAGTCGCGAAGTTACAAAAGTGTCCGAAGCACATGCGGGTGAGTGACCAGCAGGTAACTGTGGTCTGGGGGCAGCTCTGCCGTTTTCACCGGCTGTGGGAGCGGGGTGGGCAGAATGAGGGGAAGAAAGCAGAAAAGGCAAGATACCAGCTGAAaagacctccctccccaccaacaGACGTGAGAGTTCAAGGTCCTACTAGGGTGTCAAGGGCACAAGGGCTACCCTCTGGATCACCATCCTACTGCCTGACCTGTTGCCTGAACTTAGGCAGCCAGGGCTCAGACtcagcctggggaggggcagaTAAGGGACAGAGAAGGAGCAGAAGGTGGAGGGTGACCTGTTACCTTAATGGGAAAAtaatcccttcagttcagttcagttcagtcactcagtcgtgtccgactctttgcgaccccatggattgcagcacgccaggcctccctgtccatcaccaactcctggagttcactcagactcacgtccatctagtcagtgatgccatccagccatctcaccctctgtcgtccccttttcctcctgcccccaatccctcccagcatcagagtcttttccaatgagtcaactcttcgcatcaggtggccaaagtactggagtttcagctttagcatcattccttccaaagaaatcccagggctgatctccttcagaatggactggttggatctccttgcagtccaagggactctcaagagtcttctccaacaccacagttcaaaagcatcaattctcctgtgctcagctttcttcacagtccaactctcacatccatacatgaccacaggaaaaaccatagccttgactagacggacctttgttggcaaagtaatgactctgcttttgaatatgctatctaggttggacataactttccttccaaggagtaagcgtcttttaatttcatggctgcaatcaccatctgcagtgattttggaacccaaaaaaataaagtctgacactgtttccactgtttccccatctgtttgccatgaagtgatgggaccggatgccatgatcttcgttttctgaatgttgagctttaagccaactttttcactctccactttcactttcatcaagaggctttttagttcctctttactttctgccataagcgtggtgtcatccgcatatctaaggttattgatatttctcctggcaatcttgattccagcttgtgtttcttccagtccagcgtttctcatgatatactctgcatataagttaaataagcagggtgacaatatacagccatgacatactccttttcctatttggaaccagtctgttgttccatgtccagttctaactgttgcttcctgacctgcatacagatttctcaagaggcagatcaggtggtctggtattcccatctctttcagaatttcccacagtttattgtgatccacacagtcaaaggctttggcaagttaataaagcagaaatagatgtttttctggaactctcttgctttttccatgatccagaaaatgttggcaatttgatctctggttcctctgccttttctaaaaccagcttgaacatcaggaagttcatggttcacatattgctaaagcctggcttggagaattttgagcattactttactagcatgtgagatgagtgcaattgtgcggtcatttgagcattctttggcattgcctttctttgggattggaatgaaaactgaccttttccagtcctgtggccactgctgagttttccaaatttgctggcatattgagtgcagcactttgacagcatcatcttttaggatttgaaatagctcaattggaat
This genomic interval from Bos mutus isolate GX-2022 chromosome 25, NWIPB_WYAK_1.1, whole genome shotgun sequence contains the following:
- the LOC138985587 gene encoding 2-acylglycerol O-acyltransferase 3-like; the protein is MCQVGTGTPKQWLEVLSTYQFVLCFLFLGPFFSLVGFFLLFTSLWYFSVLYLVWLFLDWDTPQQGGRRNQWLKNCTVWKHLSDYFPIKLVKTVELPPDRNYVLLSHPHGIMSFGTFCNFSTEGTGCSQLFPGLRFSLAVLNCLLYMPGHREYFLSCGICSVNRQSLDYVLSQPQLGRAVVIVVGGANEALHTVPGEHCLTLRNRKGFVRLALRHGQTLVPLVPRSFGENDVFRVKAFAPDSCLFQVTIKRLLNFSPCIFWGRGLFSAKSWGLMPLARPITTVVGLPIPVPQCPQPTKEQVGHYHRLYMKALEQLFEEHKESCGLPASTHLTFI